CAAACACTATAACAAGCATAAAATTTACACTTTCACTGCATTTTTTAAAGTTTTTACTTTCCTTTTGAATTAAGCCATTCTTTTATTTTCGGAAGTTGTTCTAGAGCATCATGATAACCTAAATCGTACATTGCCGAAAGCTTATCGCGATTCTTTTCCATACGATCCACTTTTAAATCTTTAGATGGACGAATAACAATTGCGTGACCATTCTTCTCTTGGTTATCTATGTATTGCAATGTCTCATTATAAACAGCAGGCCGTTTCTGCATCGCTTCATCTACTTTCTTATAACCTTTCACTTTAAAGTATTTAGAAAGTCGACTCGAACGTTTTACATATCCTTTCGGTCTAGTGAGTACAACAACATTATTGATCATGCCATCGCGCTGCGCTTTCCTTAAAGGTATCGGGTCTGTGACGCCACCATCCAATAGCTTCTTACCATCATACTCTACAATGGGTGCCATTAACGGCAGAGAGCTTGATGCACGAAGAATCGTCATTAAGTCTTTTCTTAAATATGCTTTATTAAAGTATTCCGTTTCTCCAGTTTCACAGTTCGTACATGCAATGACATATTCGCCTTTATATTGAAGAAAGTCTTCCATATTAAACGGAACATGTTCTCTTGGAATTTCATCAAAGATAAAATCCATTCCAAACATCTCTTTATTCTTTATATAGTTAGAAAGAGATAAGTAACGTTTATCATCTAAAAAATCTAAAGAAACTTTCTTATTTCTTCCTTTCTGTTTTGAAAGATAAGATGCTGCCATATTCCCACCTGCTGAAACACCAATCACATAATTAAATTGAATATCATGCTCTAAAAAACAATCTAATACTCCCGCAGTATATATCCCTCTCATACCGCCGCCTTCTAATACTAAACCAGTTGTCATTTTATTCACCTCATAATTAACAATTATAACAAGAAAAGACGATTATTTCTTAAGAACTGCTTAATAAAAAGAGAACGGAATTTATCTCCATTCTCTAGAAACAGTATTATATTATTTATGCATATTACTTTTAACATAATTTACAAAAACTTTACTTTTTCTACCGGAAATGTTTGATATTATTGATACTGTAATCAAACAAAATTTCAAAGGAGCTTTAAAACTATGTTCAAAAACACAATGAAGACAGTTGTTCCTGTAATTTTAGCAGCAACAGTACTAGGTGCGTGTGGTGGAGAAAAATCATCAGAGAATAACAAAGAAGCGAGTAAAGGCTACACTCCTGAAAAATTAACAGTTCAGTTCGTCCCTTCTCAAAATGCTGAAACATTAGAAGCAAAAGCAAAGCCTTTAGAAAAATTACTTAAAAAAGAAATCGGTATTCCAGTAGAAGTTTCAGTTTCTACTAACTACAACACAATCGTTGAAGCAATGAAGTCAAAAAAAGTCGATGTCGGTTTCTTACCTCCAACAGCTTATGTATTAGCACATGATCAAAAAGCTGCGGACGTATTATTACAGGCACAACGTTATGGTGTAAATGATGACGGTACACCGACAAAAGAATTAGTAGATTTCTACAAATCTCAATTTATCGTTAAAAAAGATTCTGATATTAAAAGCTTAAAGGATATGAAAGGCAAGAAAATTGCCATGCAGGATGTAACTTCAACAGCAGGTTACGTTTTCCCGGCAGTTGATTTAAAGAAAGAAAATATCGATCCACTAAAAGATATGGAAGTTACAACAGTTAAAGGACACGATCAAGCTGTTATCTCTTTATTAAATGATGATGTCGATGTTGCAGTAACTTTCCAGGATGCACGTAATATCGTAAAAGGCGATCAACCTAACGTATTTAAAGATACTAAAATCGTTAAGTACACAGAAAACATCCCGAATGATACAATCTCTGCGCGTTCAGATATGACGGATGAGTGGAAGAAGAAATTAACAGATGCTTTCATCAAAATCGGCAAAGATAAAGAAGGTCAAAAAATCATTCGTGAAGTATACTCTCATGAAGGTTATGTGAAGTCGGATGATTCTAAATTTGATATCATCCGTGAGTATGACAAAAAAGTTAAAGAATAACCCCTTCTTTAATTTGAATAATTAAATTAAGCTAAACTCAATTGATGAGTTTAGCTTTTTCTGTAAAGGAGTATTAAAATGGCACAAATTATTTTTAAAGACGTCAATAAAGTTTATCCCAATGGACATATTGGTTTGGATAACGTCAATCTAGAAATCAATAAAGGAGAATTTATCGTCATTGTCGGTCTATCCGGTGCAGGTAAGTCTACTTTATTGCGTTCGATTAATCGATTACACGAAATTTCATCAGGTGATATATCAATTGACGGTGTTTCCATCACTCAGGCAAAGGGCAACAAATTGTTAATGATGCGTAGAAATATCGGGATGATCTTCCAAAGTTTCAATTTAGTAAAACGTTCTTCTGTTATTCGTAATGTACTTAGTGGTCGTGTCGGATATCATCCAACATGGAAAATGGTGCTCGGATTATTCCCGAAGAAAGATAAACAAATTGCATTGGAAGCTTTAGATAGAGTAAATATCGTTGAAAAAGCATATAATCGTGCAGACGAACTATCCGGTGGACAACAGCAACGTGTCTCTATCGCACGTGCCTTAGCTCAAGAACCAAAGATTATTTTAGCTGACGAACCAGTTGCATCATTAGATCCACTTACTACGAAACAAGTAATGGATGACTTAAAGCGTATAAATCAAGAACTAGGCATAACTATTATCGTTAATCTGCACTTTGTAGATTTGGCAAGAGAATATGCTACACGTATTATCGGATTACGTGCAGGTAAAGTTGTATTTGATGGGCCAGTAGAACAAGCAACTGACAATGCATTTTCACATATCTATGGTAGAGAAATTAAAGACGAAGAGTTGATGGGGGTTAAATAATGAAAAATCCCGAAATTAAATCTACCGGTCACATAAAAGCGACATTTACAATACTACTGATATTATCATTGATTATCTGGAGTGGGTGGAAGACCAACTTCAGTTTATCAGGTCTAGCCATAGGCGCTCCAGAAATGATGAACTTAGTCCGAGAAATGTTACCACCAGATTGGAGCTACTTTAAAGAAATTATCGATCCGATGCTGGACACTATCCGTATGGCGATTCTTGGTACTACATTTGGATCATTACTTGCTATTCCTGTAGCGCTATTATCTGCAAGTAATGTGTTTAAATCGAAGTGGATTAATGTACCGGTGCGTTTAGTTCTTAATGTCATCCGAACAATTCCAGATTTATTACTCGCTTCGATATTCGTTGCAGTGTTTGGGATTGGCGCATTACCTGGGATATTTGCTTTAACCGTATTATCATTCGGCATTGTAGCAAAATTATTTTATGAATCTTTAGAGAATATCGATGATGGTCCGTTAGAAGCGATGACTGCTGTTGGTGCAAATAAATCAAAATGGATAACTTTCGGAGTATTACCTCAAGCTATTGCGCCGTATCTCTCATTTGTACTATTTACATTTGAAATTAACATTCGTGCTGCAGCTGTACTTGGTTTAGTAGGGGCTGGTGGTATCGGATTATTTTACGATAAGACACTTGGCTACTTTGAATATCCTAAAGTAACAACTATTATAATATTTACGTTGCTTATTGTTATGGTCATCGATTACGTCAGTACGAAAGTAAGGGAGCGTTTACTATGAGCAAAAACTACGATTATTTGAAACCTAAATCATCCGTACCCACTATTATTCGTACAGTTCTTATTATCATAATATTACTTGCTATCTATATTTGGGCGTTTAGTGGTATGCCTAAAATAGAAATTAAAGAAAAGTCTTTTGAAATTCTATCAAATATCTGGAATGGTATTATTCACCCTGATACAGGTTACATCTATATGCCTGAAGGAGAAGATTTATTGCGCGGCTTATTAGAAACGTTTGCTATCGCTTTCTTAGGAACGATGATTTCGGCTGTGCTGTGTATTCCTCTAGCTTTTCTTTCAGCCCGAAATATTTCGAATCGTTTCTTATCTGAAGTAAGTAAGTTTTTCTTGAGTTTAATTCGAGTATTCCCTGAAATTATTATGGCGCTACTATTTATTAAAGCAGTAGGACCAGGTGCTTTTGCCGGTGTACTTGCCGTAGGTATACATTCTATAGGAATGCTCGGAAAGTTATTTGCTGAAGATATGGAGAATTTAGATATGGGACCATCTGAAGCTTTAATGGCAACTGGTGCCAATAAAACAAAAACTTTAATGTTTGCCGTTGTCCCTCAAATATTACCTGCTTTCTTATCATTCGTGTTGTACCGCTTCGAGATTAACTTACGAAGCGCCTCTATTTTAGGATTGATTGGTGCAGGTGGTATTGGAACCCCACTAATATTTGCACTCCAAGGGCGCACATGGGATCGTGTTGGAATGATATTAATTGGTATCATCATCATGGTTATTATCGTCGATACTTTATCAAGTGCCATTCGAAAAAGATTAGTCTAAGCATGAAAATTAATAGATATAAAAATAAGCATCCTCAATCAATAATTGAGGATGCTTATTTTCTGAATAAACTAGCTAAATTTCCGTTCTTCCAGATATCGCTTTAGATAGCGTCACTTCATCTGCATACTCTAAATCTCCACCTACCGGAAGACCGTGCGCTAGTCTCGTCACTTTAATTCCGATGGGTTTCACTAGACGTGCAATATACATCGCCGTTGATTCACCTTCAATATTCGGATTCGTCGCTAGTATCAATTCCTGTACACCTTCATCACGTAATCTCGTAAGTAAAGAAGGGACATTAATATCTTCAGGTCCTACGCCTTCCATCGGAGAAATTGCGCCGTGCAGAACATGGTATAGTCCTTTATACTCTCGCATCTTCTCCATGGCAATAACGTCTTTAGTTTCTTCTACTACACATATTATAGATTGATCACGCGTCTTATCTTCACAAATATAACATGGATCTGTATCTGTAATATGCCCGCAGACTGAACAATACGTCAGCTCACGTTTCACATCTACAAGCGCCTTCGCAAAACCTACTACATCGTCTTCTTTCATATCTAATACATGAAATGCTAGACGACTTGCAGTTTTAGGACCGATTCCGGGTAGTTTCATAAAACTATCAATTAATTTAGAAATTGGTGCAGGATAATGCATACTACATCATTCCTGGAATGTTTAATCCTTTAGTATGTTGTCCTAAACGTTGAGCTGTTACATCATCCGCTTTAGATAATGCATCGTTCGTCGCAGCTAATACTAAGTCTTGTAACATTTCGATATCTTCTGGATCTACTACTTCTTCTTTAATAATTACATCAAGTACTTCTTTATGACCTGAAACAACAACAGTAACCATACCGCCGCCAGCTGTTCCTTCAATTCTTTCTTCTTTTAATTTCTCTTGTTCTTCAGCCATCTTCTTTTGCATTTTTTGCATTTGTTTCATCATTTGTTGCATATTTCCGCCACCGCGCATAATTTATTCCTCCTAATTAATCTATAATATTAATTGCATCTTTACCAAACAGATTTTCTGCCTGAGTAACAATATCTTCTTCCACAGGCTGCGTCTCCTGCTTCGGTTGCTTTTTATTCTCCAGATAATTATGTCTGACTTGCAGCCACTGAGAACCTGGTACTCCTACCATTTTAACTTGTTTTTCAATAATTGTGTATACTATTGACTCAATCTGTTCCCTTTTTGCGTCATCATTATTAACCATATCGCAATGAATTTCTTCTTCGAACTTAATTAATACGTGTGTACTGCTTGCAGCAACTGGCTCAGAATTTTTAAGCAGACTCACTAGCGCTTTCTTGCCCTCGTTTTCTACATGCTGAATTAATGTATGCCAATTTTGCTTTAAATAATTTAAGTCCTCTCGATTTGCATGATCTAGCACCGTTTCAATCTGGCGCATTGAAAACGCATTTTTTGAACGTTTTTGTTCTTTCTTAGGTTTGGATGTTTGTACCGGAGCACTTTGAATACCATTTGCTACTTGTTTTTCTAATTGTTGCAGACGCTTTTCTAAGTGCGAAGTATCAACTTGAACAACACTTTGTTTAACGCCTTGGCTACGTTTAATAAGTTCCGATAGTTTAACAATCAGCACCTCAAAGTGAACATTCGTATTTACTGCAAAACGCATAGATACTAATGTATCGTTTATTTTATCTATCATCTCATATAGCAATCCTATATCAAGCTGATAAATACTTTCTTCTCCTTTATTGTCTGCTGCATAATCCATAATAATATCTCTTAAGAAATATATTAAATCATTTACTAAACGTGTCGTTTCCTTTCCTTCAGACAATAAGCGATGAAATTGTTTGAAGGCTGCTTTCACGTCATGTTTAATTATATATTCTGTAAGTTCAAAAAAGTCTTCACGCCCAACACTTCCCGTGACACTGTGCACATGTTCTAAAGTCAATGTCTCTGTCCCGAATGCAATAGCCTGATCTAGTATACTCAGCGCATCACGCATACCACCTTCAGCAGTTGTTGCGATAAAATTCAACGCATCTTCTTCGTACTGAATCCCTTCTGTTCTACATACGTAGGCAAGATGTTCAGCGATATCATTCACTGAAATTGCTTTAAAGTCAAAACGTTGACATCGTGAAATAATTGTCGCAGGAATCTTATGTGGTTCCGTTGTAGCAAGAATAAAAATAGCATGAGAAGGCGGTTCTTCTAACGTCTTTAACAATGCATTAAATGCTCCTGTTGTGAGCATATGAACTTCATCGATAATATAGACTTTATATGTAGATTCACCTGGTGCATATTTTACTTTATCTCGTATATTACGAATTTCATCAACACCATTATTACTCGCAGCATCAATCTCAATCACATCCGAGTTTGTTCCTTTCGTAATTGAGACACACGTGTCACAAGAATTACACGGCTCGCCATCTGTACTTACGGTACAATTAATGGCTTTTGCAAATATCTTAGCGATACTTGTCTTACCTGTTCCTCTTGGGCCATTAAATAAATAGGCATGGGAAATCTTATTCTTTTGAATTGCATTCTTTAATGTCGTAGTAACATGTTTTTGTCCGACAACCTCTTCGAACGACTGAGATCTGAACACTCTATATAACGCTTGATAACTCAAAAGGGTTCCCTCCAAAAATATAATAATATTAATTATAACATTGAAAATATCAGCATCATATAAAAACGATGACGATATTCTGAGTATATTAAAAAAGCACCGAAACAAATGTTTCGATACCTCATCTATAATAAATGTATTATTTTAAATTAAAACCGTGCACCTTCGCTTCGAATAACAAGCACAAGCGTTACCTAAACCGACAGCTCAAGAACGGCTACCCTAGTCACATACAAATGACCACTTAATGCTGCTTCCTTCCGGACCTGACATGATTCATGGGTTTATATTGACTAGGACCGCTCTCTCAACACTACGTGTTCAGGTCAGACCTCACAACTTATTAACCTCAGCAAAGGAATTAGGTCTTACCTAAGCGGATTGTAAGTACAGGGAACCGCTACCTCCCCACTTAGCACGGCAAAGTTAATAATACTATATTTCTCATAGTTATTGCAACTATTTCGTTATACTATTTACGAATCGTGCGTCTTGAGAAGTCTACAAACTTAAACTCACTCGCTCTATGTTTAGACACATTGTACTGGAATGCGGATGCATCTTCCAGGTGTACTACAGAACGAACAACTGCTGCATATGGCGGCATTGTTTCTTGGAACAATTCAAGATCATCGTCTGTCATCGGTTCGAAAGTTATCGCTTTATTCGAATATGAAATCATGAGTCCAAGTCGTTTCTCAATATAATCATAAATGGAATGTTGTGCTATTTCCTCATTTAATCCTGGCATCATCGATTTAATGAAATAATCAGTATCAACAATATTAACGCGGTCTTTATCTCTTCTACTTCTTACGACGCGGTACAATTCTGTATCATCACTTAGATTTAAAGCTTCTTGAGCGGTTTTATGATCCTTTGCGCTCACAGTTTCAAACGATTCTACAACAGTATTATAATCCATATTCAATGAATGCTTAATTTCTTCAAAGCTGATGAGTTTAGAAACAGGGAAATTCATCGCTTGATTATAAATAACTATAGAACCTTTTCCTTTTAACTTTTGTATATATCCATTCGTTTGAAGCAAACTCAATGCTTTACGCACTGTTTCTCTTGATACACCATAGCTTTTTACAAGTAAGTTTTCGGAAGGCAGTTGTGCGCCTTCTTTATATTCTCCATTGATGATCTTTCCGCTTAAGTCCTGATAGATCTTTCTGTACTTATTGCTATTCAATTCTTTCACCTCTATATCCAAAAAATTGTTTTCAGATTAGGGAAATACATTATCGAAGAATGGCGAATGCTTGATACGGCTCTATTGTATGCGATACAGTATCATTATTTGCTATCAGCACTTCGCCTTCTAGATCAAATGATACTGGTAGCTCTGCAGGTTCTTCACTGAAGTTTGCGACAACAAATAAAGTTTGATTATCCAGTGTTCTTTCATAAACAAATAACTGTTTATGTTCTTCTAATAACGGTTTCACTTCTCCGTAAGTTATTATATTTTGTTCATGTCTTAATTTTATCAGTTTTTGATAAGTATAGAAGATAGAATTTTCATCTTTTAAAGCTTTCTCAACATTTATCTCCTTATAATTATCTGCGACCTTAATCCAAGGTTCATTGGTTGTAAATCCTGCATGCTTACTGTCATCCCATTGCACCGGAGATCTTGAATTATCTCTTGATTTATCTTGAAGCACCTTTAGTATCTCATTTTCTGAGCGTCCTTCTGCTTTCATTATTTTATATGCGTTTAATGATTCTACATCTCGATAATCTTCTATACTATTAAGATAAAGATTCGTCATTCCAATCTCTTCTCCTTGGTATATATAAGGCGTTCCTTGAAGAAGATGTAAAACAATGGCCAGCATTTTCGCAGATTTCACACGTTCCGCTTCTGTTTTATCACTACCAAAGCGACTGACAACACGGGGCTGATCGTGATTACACCAGAATATCGCATTCCATCCATTACCTTTTGAAATCCCTGTCTGCCAGTCAAATAGTATACGCTTTAATTCTACAAAATCAAAAGGCATCGTCGTCCATTTTTCACCATTTTTATAATCAACTTTTAGGTGGTGAAAATTAAAGACACTACTCAATTCTTGACGATCTGGTCTTGTATAGTTAATACAATGCTCCAATGTCGTGGAACTCATTTCTCCGACTGTCATAAATCCTTCTTTATCACCGAACGTATTGCGATTTAATTCATGCAGAAATTCATGTACTCGAGGACCATCTGTATAAAATTCTTTACCAATTTTATCAGAATCTTTAAATGCACCTTTTGAAATCAAATTAATAACATCAAACCTAAAGCCGTCCATGCCAAAGTCAATCCAGTAGTTAATCATCTCGTAAATTTCTTTACGTAATGATTCATTCTCCCAGTTTAAATCAGCTTGTGTCACATCGAACAGTCGTAAGTAATATTGTCCTGATAATTCATCGTATTGCCATGCATTACCACCAAACTTGGATTCCCAGTTCGTCGGCGCATTGTCGCCTGACCCATCTTTCCAAATATAATAATCTCGATAAGGATTATCTTTAGATTTGCGTGATTCTACAAACCAATTATGATGAGTCGACGTATGATTGATAACAATATCAGACATGATCTTAATATCGCGTGCATGTGCTTCATCTAATAAGCGTCTGAAATCTTCTTTAGTTCCAAACTCAGGATTAATCTCATAATAATCACTAATATCGTAGCCGTTATCGTTCATCGGAGAACGATAAACCGGAGTAAGCCATATGTAATCAATACCAAGATGCTTTAAATAATCCAGTTTCTCGATAATTCCATTAATGTCTCCATGCCCATTTCCTGTCGTATCATTAAATGATTTAGGATAAATCTGATAGACGACTGACTTTCTCCAATCTGTTACTGCCATTGTATTACCCCTAACTTAAAGTATTAATATAAGTTTATACCGAACAACATGTATTTACAAGTTGTTCGGTATAATGTAATTTCTATAACTTTTTATCTGTAATAATAGGTTCTGCGATATCATCGCCCATCTTCTTCTTTGCAAAGTTCGAGAAGATTAACGTTAATATCATCGGTAGTATGATTGCGATAACCATACCAATTAAGAAAGTACCTTTAAAACCACTGTTGATACTCATAATTCCAGGCACACCACCAACGCCGACTTTACCTAATAATTGTTGAGAACCGAATAATGCACCTACTAAACCTGTTGTTAATACAGCTGCGATAAATGGATACTTTAGTGGGATATTCACACCAAACATCGCAGGTTCTGTAACACCTAACCATCCTGAGATACCTGAAGTAAATGCTAAACCTTGCTCTTTAACCATCTTCTTACGTTTGTACAAGAACCAGGCTGCAAATGCTGCAGATCCTTGAGAAATATTAGAAATTGCCAATATCGGCCATAAGTACGTTCCATCCAAATTAGAACTCATTAACTGGAAGTCTACTGCTAAGAACATATGATGTAATCCTGTAATGACAAGCGGCGCATAAACTAATCCGTAAATTAATCCACCTAACCATCCAGCTTGTTCGAAAATAAACTGAATTGCACCTGTAATTTGGTTACCTAACCAGAATGCAACAGGACCAATAATGACAAACGATAAAAATCCTACTAGTAATAATGCAACTGGTCCTACAACGAGCATCTTAATCGAATCATGTACACGTTTATTTAAGAAACGCTCAACTTGAGCTAAACACCAAGTTGCGATTAAAATCGGTAATACTTGTGCTGCATAGTTTAATTGCTGAACTTTCAAACCAAATACATCCCACGTTGGAATTTCAACGAGTTTACCTGTTTTAGCATCAGCTAATCCATATTGAGAAGCTAACGCTGGGTTAACCAGCACTAATCCTAAAACTAATCCAAGTATTGGGCTTCCACCAAACACACGCATTGCACTCCACCCAATTAGTGCAGGAAGGAAATGGAATGGCGTTACAGCAATCAACTTGATGATTTCTGCAATCCCTTTAATTTGAGGGTATACATCAACTACAGCCTTCCCTTTATAAATTGCACCGGCTTCCAATAGTAAGTTTGATAAACCAAGCAATAGACCGGCTGTAACGATTGCAGGGAGCAATGGAATAAATACATCACCTAAAGTTTTTATTAACTTCTGTATCGGACTCATCTTCTCTGCTGCTGCTGTTTTAACTTCTTCTTTCGAACTCTCGCCGACACCCGTTTCATCTACAAATACTTTATACGCTTCATCTACCGTACCTGGACCAATTACAATTTGGAACTGGTTATTCGCAGCGAATGATCCTTTAACTAAATTAATTTTATCTAAAGCTGTCTTATCTACTTTACTATCATCATCTAATACTAATCTTAATCTCGTAACACAATGCGTTGCTGCATTAACATTGTCTTTTCCACCAATGGCTTTAATAATATCTTTTACCTCTTGTCTGTTGACTGCCATGTGCTTCAACTCCTTTTCCTGATATGCTTACATTGTACTCTGTCTATACAAGTATGTAAAGGCTTTCTGAAAAGGTTTTCAAAATGCGGTGACGATGCATATAAAAAAGACCTTAACAAAACGTTAAGGTCTTCAGTATATATAAAGTTTAATTGTCAAAATAATGGCGGAGGAAGAGGGATTCGAACCCCCGCGAGCCGTTAAGCCCCTGTCGGTTTTCAAGACCGATCCCTTCAGCCGGACTTGGGTATTCCTCCAAATAAGACAATATCAATCATATAATATATCAAAGACACTGTCAATAATTAATAAAAAATATTTTAATACATTTTAGCCTCAATGTTACTAATCATCCATTCTTCACCGAATTTCGCTAAAAATATCGTCAATTCTAATGGCCAAGTATTACGATAACCATCAATCCTTGCATCCACT
Above is a window of Macrococcoides canis DNA encoding:
- a CDS encoding patatin-like phospholipase family protein, which produces MTTGLVLEGGGMRGIYTAGVLDCFLEHDIQFNYVIGVSAGGNMAASYLSKQKGRNKKVSLDFLDDKRYLSLSNYIKNKEMFGMDFIFDEIPREHVPFNMEDFLQYKGEYVIACTNCETGETEYFNKAYLRKDLMTILRASSSLPLMAPIVEYDGKKLLDGGVTDPIPLRKAQRDGMINNVVVLTRPKGYVKRSSRLSKYFKVKGYKKVDEAMQKRPAVYNETLQYIDNQEKNGHAIVIRPSKDLKVDRMEKNRDKLSAMYDLGYHDALEQLPKIKEWLNSKGK
- a CDS encoding phosphate/phosphite/phosphonate ABC transporter substrate-binding protein, giving the protein MFKNTMKTVVPVILAATVLGACGGEKSSENNKEASKGYTPEKLTVQFVPSQNAETLEAKAKPLEKLLKKEIGIPVEVSVSTNYNTIVEAMKSKKVDVGFLPPTAYVLAHDQKAADVLLQAQRYGVNDDGTPTKELVDFYKSQFIVKKDSDIKSLKDMKGKKIAMQDVTSTAGYVFPAVDLKKENIDPLKDMEVTTVKGHDQAVISLLNDDVDVAVTFQDARNIVKGDQPNVFKDTKIVKYTENIPNDTISARSDMTDEWKKKLTDAFIKIGKDKEGQKIIREVYSHEGYVKSDDSKFDIIREYDKKVKE
- the phnC gene encoding phosphonate ABC transporter ATP-binding protein: MAQIIFKDVNKVYPNGHIGLDNVNLEINKGEFIVIVGLSGAGKSTLLRSINRLHEISSGDISIDGVSITQAKGNKLLMMRRNIGMIFQSFNLVKRSSVIRNVLSGRVGYHPTWKMVLGLFPKKDKQIALEALDRVNIVEKAYNRADELSGGQQQRVSIARALAQEPKIILADEPVASLDPLTTKQVMDDLKRINQELGITIIVNLHFVDLAREYATRIIGLRAGKVVFDGPVEQATDNAFSHIYGREIKDEELMGVK
- the phnE gene encoding phosphonate ABC transporter, permease protein PhnE encodes the protein MKNPEIKSTGHIKATFTILLILSLIIWSGWKTNFSLSGLAIGAPEMMNLVREMLPPDWSYFKEIIDPMLDTIRMAILGTTFGSLLAIPVALLSASNVFKSKWINVPVRLVLNVIRTIPDLLLASIFVAVFGIGALPGIFALTVLSFGIVAKLFYESLENIDDGPLEAMTAVGANKSKWITFGVLPQAIAPYLSFVLFTFEINIRAAAVLGLVGAGGIGLFYDKTLGYFEYPKVTTIIIFTLLIVMVIDYVSTKVRERLL
- the phnE gene encoding phosphonate ABC transporter, permease protein PhnE, with translation MSKNYDYLKPKSSVPTIIRTVLIIIILLAIYIWAFSGMPKIEIKEKSFEILSNIWNGIIHPDTGYIYMPEGEDLLRGLLETFAIAFLGTMISAVLCIPLAFLSARNISNRFLSEVSKFFLSLIRVFPEIIMALLFIKAVGPGAFAGVLAVGIHSIGMLGKLFAEDMENLDMGPSEALMATGANKTKTLMFAVVPQILPAFLSFVLYRFEINLRSASILGLIGAGGIGTPLIFALQGRTWDRVGMILIGIIIMVIIVDTLSSAIRKRLV
- the recR gene encoding recombination mediator RecR translates to MHYPAPISKLIDSFMKLPGIGPKTASRLAFHVLDMKEDDVVGFAKALVDVKRELTYCSVCGHITDTDPCYICEDKTRDQSIICVVEETKDVIAMEKMREYKGLYHVLHGAISPMEGVGPEDINVPSLLTRLRDEGVQELILATNPNIEGESTAMYIARLVKPIGIKVTRLAHGLPVGGDLEYADEVTLSKAISGRTEI
- a CDS encoding YbaB/EbfC family nucleoid-associated protein yields the protein MRGGGNMQQMMKQMQKMQKKMAEEQEKLKEERIEGTAGGGMVTVVVSGHKEVLDVIIKEEVVDPEDIEMLQDLVLAATNDALSKADDVTAQRLGQHTKGLNIPGMM
- the dnaX gene encoding DNA polymerase III subunit gamma/tau, with translation MSYQALYRVFRSQSFEEVVGQKHVTTTLKNAIQKNKISHAYLFNGPRGTGKTSIAKIFAKAINCTVSTDGEPCNSCDTCVSITKGTNSDVIEIDAASNNGVDEIRNIRDKVKYAPGESTYKVYIIDEVHMLTTGAFNALLKTLEEPPSHAIFILATTEPHKIPATIISRCQRFDFKAISVNDIAEHLAYVCRTEGIQYEEDALNFIATTAEGGMRDALSILDQAIAFGTETLTLEHVHSVTGSVGREDFFELTEYIIKHDVKAAFKQFHRLLSEGKETTRLVNDLIYFLRDIIMDYAADNKGEESIYQLDIGLLYEMIDKINDTLVSMRFAVNTNVHFEVLIVKLSELIKRSQGVKQSVVQVDTSHLEKRLQQLEKQVANGIQSAPVQTSKPKKEQKRSKNAFSMRQIETVLDHANREDLNYLKQNWHTLIQHVENEGKKALVSLLKNSEPVAASSTHVLIKFEEEIHCDMVNNDDAKREQIESIVYTIIEKQVKMVGVPGSQWLQVRHNYLENKKQPKQETQPVEEDIVTQAENLFGKDAINIID
- the treR gene encoding trehalose operon repressor, with protein sequence MNSNKYRKIYQDLSGKIINGEYKEGAQLPSENLLVKSYGVSRETVRKALSLLQTNGYIQKLKGKGSIVIYNQAMNFPVSKLISFEEIKHSLNMDYNTVVESFETVSAKDHKTAQEALNLSDDTELYRVVRSRRDKDRVNIVDTDYFIKSMMPGLNEEIAQHSIYDYIEKRLGLMISYSNKAITFEPMTDDDLELFQETMPPYAAVVRSVVHLEDASAFQYNVSKHRASEFKFVDFSRRTIRK
- the treC gene encoding alpha,alpha-phosphotrehalase; its protein translation is MAVTDWRKSVVYQIYPKSFNDTTGNGHGDINGIIEKLDYLKHLGIDYIWLTPVYRSPMNDNGYDISDYYEINPEFGTKEDFRRLLDEAHARDIKIMSDIVINHTSTHHNWFVESRKSKDNPYRDYYIWKDGSGDNAPTNWESKFGGNAWQYDELSGQYYLRLFDVTQADLNWENESLRKEIYEMINYWIDFGMDGFRFDVINLISKGAFKDSDKIGKEFYTDGPRVHEFLHELNRNTFGDKEGFMTVGEMSSTTLEHCINYTRPDRQELSSVFNFHHLKVDYKNGEKWTTMPFDFVELKRILFDWQTGISKGNGWNAIFWCNHDQPRVVSRFGSDKTEAERVKSAKMLAIVLHLLQGTPYIYQGEEIGMTNLYLNSIEDYRDVESLNAYKIMKAEGRSENEILKVLQDKSRDNSRSPVQWDDSKHAGFTTNEPWIKVADNYKEINVEKALKDENSIFYTYQKLIKLRHEQNIITYGEVKPLLEEHKQLFVYERTLDNQTLFVVANFSEEPAELPVSFDLEGEVLIANNDTVSHTIEPYQAFAILR